A region of the Phaeodactylum tricornutum CCAP 1055/1 chromosome 1, whole genome shotgun sequence genome:
CCGGCTGATGTGAAACGATTGCTTTTCTCAAGTATCACATTTCTTAACAGAGCGGTACTTTGATCCCACGCCACATCTCAAACAAGTGCTTGATACGCTGAAAAATTCCGGTAAGCATCTCATTCTAGTTAGCAATTCGCCGTTTTGGTACGTGGACGCCGGGATGCGATACGTCCTCGGAAATAACTGGAGGGACGAATGGGATGCCATTATTACCAGCGCTGGTAAGCCAATGTTTTATACAGATGACTCCCGGCCGTTCCGAGAAATATGTCAAGAAACGCGCCGACTTATGTTTAAACGAGTAGAACGCTTTGAGAGAGGTAAAGTATACACTGAAGGATGTTTGAAAGAGCTGATGCGACTCATGGATTGGACCACGGTAGAAAATAagattgaaagcaaagataCATGGGGTATCTCTAGTGGGTCTCTAGATATGGCAACGGCGAACGTTCTTTACGTTGGTGACTCGCTTTTTGCTGATCTAGTTGACGCAAAACGAGAATTCAGCTGGACAACTGCAGCCGTGACTCCGGAAGTGGGGTACGAAATGGAGCTGCAAACGGAAACTGATTTTGCCTTGGCACGACGGACCATTGACTTGCTACTTCATGCGCTCCGCCTGCTGCAAGACGAACTCGGCACTTCATTGCGAACGGCTGAAGATGTAAAGGTGCTCGACTGCCTGGAGCGACTAGTATCTGTGTGGCGGGACCGCGAATCTGATGTTTTGGGCAATCCGTTTGGTAGTGTCTTCCGGGCGAGATATCAACCGTCATTGTTTGCTCATTCACTCAGGCGTTATTGTGACCTTTACATGACTTCCGTTAGTAGCCTACGACACTACAGCCCACAACATCGTTTTTACCCAGAGCAAAATCATCTGCTGCTTGCACACGAAATTGACGGAGCTGATCCCGAATGCTGGACAACTTCTCTTGACGAAATATTGGAACAATAAGATTGGACCGCGAGTATTTAGCGCTGATAAGGTTTTCATGTAACTTTTGCTAGTCGAATAGTAAGTCTTTCATCACAATTATTTACCGATAGAGTCTCTTTGAGTAAGGCCTCCACTGTCGTCCGTAGACCTTTCCTGCACTAGAGCAGTTCGAAGCCAAGCAGATTTTCGACAAGAGAGGAAGTATATAGCAAAGAATCGTTGGTCGGACGAAAGATGAAGCCATAATTTGTGGCGCCAGAATCTGGTATTCTATGTTGAGCTCTCGCGGACGTTGATGCGACGTCATAACCCTAGTAAAAATTAATAATGTGACGAGTCGAAAGAGGCAGAAAACCAATGGTCATTATTTTGATGGACTACCACCGGATCCTACAAAATTTCTACGTCCTAGTTTTCCGTCATCGTAACCGTCCAGAGCGAAAAAATCCTTCAAAAAAGGGCAGAATAGTCAAACCATCAATCGTCGCAAAACGAAGTCATCATCCATGGCTACACTGCTACCTATAGAGATACAGCAAGACTTCTATACTCCTCCCTACTAAGCGATGGAGACAAGAGCAGCAAATCATGTTGCTGCGGAGGAGCACAGGTGCGACTTGGCAAAAAGTTCGCGAATGAAAAAGGCAAGATCTGTCGATTTTGGACGATTTCTTCGGTCCAGTCTTCGGAATCCGGCTGATAGCTCCACCGTTGTAGCATCGGCCTTCAGCCAAAGAGCTGCAAGGGACAACTTTTCTAACTGGTAAGTCATTGCTGTAGAATCAGATATGGCTTTTGATCGCCCTGCCGTAAAGGACGAACTTGCGATCCGCTCTATTTCCGTGGTTGATGGTCTTggtgtcactgtcagtgtgGAATAGTCGACTGAGTCAAAATGGTGTTTCACCATTTTTTTTCAAACCGGCCGGGCGGTGACGTGTTTTTCGTTACAATCGCCAGATCAAGCTCGTGCTCTGCAGAGACTAGCTTATGTTTCGACGGTGTCCGCCCAGTCAAGATAAAGGTTCTCTTTGTCTCTGGTCAACTTCGTAAATTTTGTGTCCCGGAGGCGTACACACAGGAACAGCGATACCACGCGCTTTTACCGCGccctgacagtgaacacaTATTGCATTTCTAACTCGTTTTCTTTGTAACTCTTACTTCAATGCGGTTAAACCACAGTACCTCTGTTTTCGCGCCATCCCTGTCAGAACAGTGCTCCGCAACAGCTACTACAGACAATTTGTTACTACGAAAAGGCTGGCCGAACGGAACCGCCATTTCCGCCGCTTCTTCATTTCCCCCGTCGGCGTCCAGCTTCCCCATCGGAACGTGGACTCTTGGCAAGCTTTCTGTCTTAGTTTTAGCGCTAGCATCTTTGACAGATTTAGCACTTTCTCACATATACCGACTAGAATCACCAGCAGACTTCTATGACGCTCTGTCCGCCGATGTTATTCGACCGCCCTTTCGGTATAAGTCGAGTACATCCATTGCACGCACACGGTCTAGCCTTGGTTCTGCTGCGATTAGTTCTGTCACAGAATTTCTTTCCCCAATCCTTCCCTTTACTGGCGGGTTGGATCTGAGAAGGGAAGATTATTGGACAACTTCAGGAAGCTGGCTAGAAACATTGGAGTCCTTGACGAGACAAATCCAAGAGGCGCTGTTTTCGTCGGACGATGACCGGACAAGTCTACTCAGCAGTATATCGCTTATTCGTAGCGGAAGTCTCTCCAACAAGATGTCGCCGCGGGTCCACACTAAGGGAAGAAATACGGGCACTTTTACGAAGCATGTGTCATCTATTTCAGCTCAGAAACCGTTCTTCAGCGAAGATGAGATCGCTGAGCTTTCTCTCGGCGAGGTAGCGCAGGCCTTCCGATATGCGTCAGAAAGCTCGTCCACAGATTTCAACGAGGATAAGTTTTTGAACAGCTTGACCACCCGAGTGCGCAGAATGATTCTCTCCATCAGGGAAGCTGTCTCCGAGTCGCGCGGCATCGATGTCGAAGATGCCTGtgttttgacgaagaatcaTCGAGTGAATGGAAGCGTCGATGCGCTGAAATTTTCGGCCGCTATGAGAATATTTGCGGAATGGCGTATCCTCCGGCAGGTTCCAGAAGGATACAAGGGATATGCTGTTGGAATGAATCTTGGTCATAAGGATGTCGTCCAAAACGTTGCAAAGATTGAACAGGCAGTTCATTCTTGGCTAGACAATCAACGAGACTTGCGTTCGCTATCAGAAATCGAATCGCAAACCGGCTGCCCTATAATTGAATTGAGATCCTCGAATCTTTGCTCGCCAACGATTCGAGAGCTAATGCAAGACGAAGTTGACATGGACATTCATCCAACAAATCGTCTACCTCGCCTGAAAGAAAAAACCGCGGCGATGGGCATTCTTTGGGTGAGACGACAGCTACATTACCAAACAGGTGTTTTTGGCAATCTGTTAGTCGTACCGGAAAGCTTTCCGACAACAGAGAGAGCAGTGGCGTCGGCCTATAAGGAGGTTTACGACAAGTATCATGGTTGGGCTGTACAAAAGATTTTCAGCTACTCTTTTCAATCAGCACCAAAGGCAGAAGAAATCTACCAGCATATGAACCCAGAACGGCTGAAAGAAGTCAAGGCTGCCGCTGATGAATTGGTGTTGCATTTTGACTCTGAATCACGATGTTCAGCCAAAGGAATGAACATTTCGCCTAAGGGCAATCTGATTGATGTCATTTTACTGAACGCTAGTAGGGAATTCGAGAATCTTGTAGAGGCTTTTCTACAGCTTGTCAATTCTGGCATGGCATCACCAGGTTCTGACGTTCGAGGTGGCGGCTGCAACATTCACAGCTCGGATGAAAATGACAGAGAATCGTTcattgccaaggaaatgatCAAGGATGCACACAAGCACATTGAGTTTTACCTAGAGGTTGTCCGTCCACTCTTGGATGACCTTGCCCTAGTTTTTGATGAGCTCAATATGGACGATCCCACCAAGGTTTAAGTCCACTTAATGTAAAATGACGAGAGATTCGACCTCGACATGTCATAGTAGTAGCATGTCAGTGGTCCAAAGTTATTGCAGCAGGTACAAGAAATTCCAGGCTGGAGCGTTTTACGATTGCTGTTAGTTAGATCAATCCTATCTAATCACTCTCACAATTTAGCATAGTTTACGTGTGAAAGTCGCTGAAGCAGTcatattgactgtgaaagcgACTCCACCATGGAACCTTACTGTAAGTTAGTTTCACTGCAATGTAAGGCAGAAATTCTACAGATTCCATGTGCTGCTCCACGTGGAAGTATTTCAAGCCCCTGATGGATGGAGTCCACCTCAAGTCTATATGGCTTACGAACGCGAGACCTCGCTGCCGCACAGTTGACACCATCCAAATTTTGACTGTAATACGGAACATCACATGCCGTCAGATTTTCCGGAGGAGTCAACACCTATATACAGCCGATGACGTATTTGGGTCATTTATCGTTCATCGGCGTTCATTGGCGAGCAAGCGATCAACTTTTTATTCCAGGTACCATCAGGTGTTTTCGCGCCAGGCTAAATGTCAGTTTTTGACACCTTCGGTTCATCGCGTTCTGTGTCGATAGAGCCGTTCAAGATTGAGAGTATAGAAATCGGAAAGCCCCGCAAGAAATATCGCTTTTGCCTCCTATGAACTCACTCTTCTAACTTTGAAAGGATCTCATTGTGCTGACTGATAAATGTGTATTTCAGTCGAAAAACCTATGGTTGCCGACGGCAACAGAAGTTCCCGATCTTCGTTTTTTGAAACGCCGATTCTACGGCTTCGATACTCCGTGGTGGGACCGGCTTTGACGATCGACGCACAAGTCTTGTTGGCTCTTGTATTGATAGCAGCGTATCTTTCTAATTGCTTGCAGGAGGAGCGTGTTTCCTTTCTTAATAATTTCTGGACAATACGAACGATTCTGCAGCAGGAAAGTCTCAGGGCTGTAATTTTCGTATTTTCAATGTTTGCTTTTGGGCGGAAATGGTTTGGTTCTTTGCTAGGAGCTCAAAAATTGGCTCAAACAGGTTCATCGGCTCTGAAGAGCGTTGCTTCAAACGGAACCATCGTGAGAATCCGTAGTTCCATGTCGATGTCTGTCATATCGGACCGGCTAATGTCGATGAACGGCAAGTCGACCTCGCACAGGGCTTCtctgtcactgtcagacaaAACGTGCTTTGCTCAATTGAAGGATATTGAGAAACTGTCGGTAAAGGATATGGGGAGCATTTTTCGCTACGCAATACAATACAATATATGGACTGACGCTCAACTTAAAGCCTTTCTTTCAGAAATTCGGGTCCAGGCCTTGTCCGTTGTTACCGCAATTGATCACGCGCTTCCCCCCTTACATCGTGCGTCAATGGTGCAAGAACCAAACGCGCAGAGTAGCAGTCCTAGGAACTTTGGAGATATGGACGTACTCCTGTTTTCAGCAGCCGTTCGAGTATTTGCGGAATGGAGACTTCTTCGCCTTACCCCAGCAGGATATCGAAATTACGCACTTGGGATGGCGCTGACACGTCGCGATTTGGTGCAAAATATTGGAAAGATAGAAGCTGCTGTACATGAGCTATTGGAAAGCCAAACTTCTCACAACGGAGTCAATTCTATTAGACCTACAatttggcaattgctggatTACGAAGTACAGCGTGGTGTGCACCCAAAGCTACCTTATTTGGTCGAGAAATCGGGTGCGTCGGGTATCCTTTGGATCATGCGGCAACTGAGTTTCCAGGTGAATTCATTTGAATACATTTCTAAGGTACCAACAGCGTTTCCGTCATTCAAGATAGCCGTTCGCTCAGCATATGATCGAGTTTATGGCGACTATCATGGATTCTTCTTAAAgcaaattttttggaattCGTTCAAATCGGCTCCGGAAGCTAGCGTAATTCTGAAGTTTATGGAGGAAACCGAAGAAATTATGTCCAGAGATCTGTCTCCATCGAATTCATCCGAAAAGGCCACTGTTCTAACAAGAGATGCTGTTTGTGATAACATACAATCTCCTCAAGAGCGGAATCATTTTATTGGCATGTTTCTCGAAGTGCAGCAGTTTCTTAAGCAGTGTCACGGGGGGCACCCAAAAGTAAGGCCACCAGCAGTCGACACATCACTTCATGGCCCTGAACATATTGGACAAAAGGGAGGGGATCTCACCGCTTTTCTTCTCGAAATGCACCCGCTAATATCAGGACTTGATGGCCTGATTGGACACTTCAATATGAAAGATCCCTCTAAAGTTTAGCCGCCGGAGAGCCTGTACCTCCTCTAATCCCATTTATTTACTTGAAGCTAGCAGGGACATAGATACCGGCAACTTCATCCTTGTAAGATGATTTAGTAAAAGGCCAAattgtttacagtcagcAATTTGAAAGTGTGTTGGCCTACCGCATTTTCGGGGACACTAACAAAAACAGTTGTTGTAACACCGTATATCCAATTGCGTATTAAATAGGCTACCTTACCGGTATATTGATTCAAATTACAATGGCACAAAACATAGTATTtgaaattgactgtaaaaaaTCGCGTAGAATTTTTCATTCAAAAACCGCGCGTTACGAGACAGAACCAGGGCTGTTTCGCCTGTCACATCAATCGGAATGAAACCAACAGTATCGTAGCTCCAAACTTGGTTGAACGGCCAATTCTTCGACATCACAAGGTTTGGGGGTCGGCTGCCTGGGTGTAGTACGTGTGAAAGATTTTCAGGTCTATCATGTCCACTGCAGGTCAACACTGTTCTGCTACAATCTCGATATTGCTGCTGTTCCTAACTCATGGCTTGGTCAACTCGGCCCTCCTAAGTTCACTCAACCCATTGAGATGCGTTTACATCAACGTGTGGAAATGCACTGCCGATCAAACTTGGGCATTGAATTGGTTGTCACTTGGCCACTTTCATGTTCACGTGCTCATTGTAGCGCTCGCGAAAGCAGCAAATGGGCACGTGCTGCTCGAGTCGCGTTTGGTGATCCTGTCAGCGGCTGTCATTCTGACATACCTGGCAAGTGGCATTTTCATGCTGGAATATCTAAACCCGTCGATGGCCGTCTTTCAGAGTGTTATCTATATGGGCTTTCTCGCATATGCACTTTGGCAGATAGCGACGGCATTACCTGTCATTCCGTTGCCAATTCAGCTGCGAACTAACTCGTTTGATCGGCGTAGAAAGCTTCCAGTTTCCACAATAGCTGTCGCTGTGCATTGTGTGCTCTCTGCCGTACGCCTTGTTGATATAGTTTTTGGGGATGGCAACAATGCATACATAGGCGACTCCACTGGTCCAATTTTTCAGAACGTTTTGAAAGCTTTCTCGTTAGAAATGCTTTGGGTTACTGTTATTTTGGCCGCGTCAACAATACTCACATCAACAGAGCAACAAAAGTCGCTCTTAGTCGGGCATGCCGCAGTTCTCTTCCTCACCCAGATTATGTTAGCAGGGAAACAAGGAGAACAGATGGAAAAGAGCCAATTAGATGCCTGCGGGATTGGGAATTTCTTCAGTATCCTCATAGCCCTTTTCGGGGCCTTGTAACCAACACAAGGTGGCCACGTTGAGATGATACTATGCTACATCCTTTCTATTACATCTTTCACCATCATCTGGAGAAGTATATTTGAAGAGGTAACGCAAAAAACGCTTTTGCGAATGAGTATAGATAATCGCTATGTGCAACGCCTAATATCGGCGCTACCCTGGAAAATGCAACCCTACACGACGTCAATTTTTTCCCTGTTCTGTGGCTCCTTAtagttttactgttagtagtAACGTACAGTTAATACGAAAATTTCTGCGAA
Encoded here:
- a CDS encoding predicted protein yields the protein MCISVEKPMVADGNRSSRSSFFETPILRLRYSVVGPALTIDAQVLLALVLIAAYLSNCLQEERVSFLNNFWTIRTILQQESLRAVIFVFSMFAFGRKWFGSLLGAQKLAQTGSSALKSVASNGTIVRIRSSMSMSVISDRLMSMNGKSTSHRASLSLSDKTCFAQLKDIEKLSVKDMGSIFRYAIQYNIWTDAQLKAFLSEIRVQALSVVTAIDHALPPLHRASMVQEPNAQSSSPRNFGDMDVLLFSAAVRVFAEWRLLRLTPAGYRNYALGMALTRRDLVQNIGKIEAAVHELLESQTSHNGVNSIRPTIWQLLDYEVQRGVHPKLPYLVEKSGASGILWIMRQLSFQVNSFEYISKVPTAFPSFKIAVRSAYDRVYGDYHGFFLKQIFWNSFKSAPEASVILKFMEETEEIMSRDLSPSNSSEKATVLTRDAVCDNIQSPQERNHFIGMFLEVQQFLKQCHGGHPKVRPPAVDTSLHGPEHIGQKGGDLTAFLLEMHPLISGLDGLIGHFNMKDPSKV
- a CDS encoding predicted protein; the encoded protein is METRAANHVAAEEHRCDLAKSSRMKKARSVDFGRFLRSSLRNPADSSTVVASAFSQRAARDNFSNCTSVFAPSLSEQCSATATTDNLLLRKGWPNGTAISAASSFPPSASSFPIGTWTLGKLSVLVLALASLTDLALSHIYRLESPADFYDALSADVIRPPFRYKSSTSIARTRSSLGSAAISSVTEFLSPILPFTGGLDLRREDYWTTSGSWLETLESLTRQIQEALFSSDDDRTSLLSSISLIRSGSLSNKMSPRVHTKGRNTGTFTKHVSSISAQKPFFSEDEIAELSLGEVAQAFRYASESSSTDFNEDKFLNSLTTRVRRMILSIREAVSESRGIDVEDACVLTKNHRVNGSVDALKFSAAMRIFAEWRILRQVPEGYKGYAVGMNLGHKDVVQNVAKIEQAVHSWLDNQRDLRSLSEIESQTGCPIIELRSSNLCSPTIRELMQDEVDMDIHPTNRLPRLKEKTAAMGILWVRRQLHYQTGVFGNLLVVPESFPTTERAVASAYKEVYDKYHGWAVQKIFSYSFQSAPKAEEIYQHMNPERLKEVKAAADELVLHFDSESRCSAKGMNISPKGNLIDVILLNASREFENLVEAFLQLVNSGMASPGSDVRGGGCNIHSSDENDRESFIAKEMIKDAHKHIEFYLEVVRPLLDDLALVFDELNMDDPTKV
- a CDS encoding predicted protein, whose protein sequence is IFANNYVDLGKVDTVGFDYDYTLVTYTENLLELLYEMALERLVDDRQYPTEMLNVGLKFDPFFSIRGLAVDKETGWICHLSYTHKVAVAWEGREKLPTSRIYKEYRGKRALTPSERRKRLKPLNDLFSMAECCLIADTVQFFKERQIPFCPQNVVTDVLSAIGGTHISGDFHRLVAQDPERYFDPTPHLKQVLDTLKNSGKHLILVSNSPFWYVDAGMRYVLGNNWRDEWDAIITSAGKPMFYTDDSRPFREICQETRRLMFKRVERFERGKVYTEGCLKELMRLMDWTTVENKIESKDTWGISSGSLDMATANVLYVGDSLFADLVDAKREFSWTTAAVTPEVGYEMELQTETDFALARRTIDLLLHALRLLQDELGTSLRTAEDVKVLDCLERLVSVWRDRESDVLGNPFGSVFRARYQPSLFAHSLRRYCDLYMTSVSSLRHYSPQHRFYPEQNHL